A genomic stretch from Oscarella lobularis chromosome 11, ooOscLobu1.1, whole genome shotgun sequence includes:
- the LOC136192608 gene encoding polyphosphoinositide phosphatase-like, with the protein MELCPAYPTLQNFVLYETKAKYFLVGTDAADRCFRILKIDRTEPFELNITEDKTIYEKSEMTELLNRIYDGHQASKSLRMSKKVSAYGILGFVRFFEGYYIVLITERKRIAYIGSHAVYKIEDTAILPIPCSSVRVSHSDESRYLKIFQNVDLSSNFYFSYTYDLTSTLQYNMHVNATFTASDADSAVNRKARSLARTRLNNCPKYVWNDYLMKPARKAIPEWIIPVIHGYIQQAYVPVYSCPLYLTVIARRSRLYAGTRFLKRGSNDQGNVANEVETEVIASVAFSLTLTSGHFTSYVTLRGSVPLPWSQDYNGMVPKPQIRIDRPDPFGSLAAQHFCELFERYGSPIMVFNLAKKNERRPRESILSTELKPVIEYLNQFLAPEHKIEYTAWDMARFRKTHQSRVIDKLEEMAEGIVRKTGFFHNGRELYCNQMSKDKSGNKMGRDKYSDSKSWRFQTGISRLNCVDCIDRTNTAQFMIHRQALGYQLRSLGIIDDHQLPFESDIMRLFEGIFEAHGDTIALQYGGSQLVHSIRTYRKASPWALQSRDILNSVSRYYSNAFTDFDKQMGINVFLGVFQPKAGRPHVWELPTDYYLHHKLVTGVSESTNLPSYTCWFGDSSTRCLPFPFPPKVKKRMDKKELRLAKNLQLVERCSSSGLFEEFYEPTKMTFFEKEFYMDDMNSTRKNYMPADATDVSPFVIRARHHHEKHVSDAAARKTVAAHPSLITDDNTSESEGGGSSDDCGDKDDVRSYTKLSLPTDERQSSLTEDYSMKTYYGVEIRNSSHADVDLYRRFSQIGTLADKKTSEKVVMNTIHQQLANFTPSQYFSADSLYRVIMPEVSRRSVAAYRHAVNVAQGGPREPVQNDKRQYARTELLLRKSQS; encoded by the exons ATGGAATTGTGCCCCGCCTACCCCACTCTCCAGAATTTCGTTTTGtacgaaacgaaagcg AAGTACTTCTTGGTGGGGACGGACGCAGCAGACCGATGCTTTCGCATTCTCAAAATCGATCGCACCGAGCCCTTCGAGCTAAACATCACAGAAGACAAG ACAATTTACGAAAAGAGCGAAATGACCGAATTGTTGAATCGCATATACGATGGGCATCAGGCTAGCAAGAGTCTTCGGATGAGCAAGAAAGTGTCGGCCTACGGAATTTTGG GATTTgttcgatttttcgaagGGTATTACATTGTTCTAAtaacagaaagaaaacg gatTGCGTATATTGGTTCTCATGCCGTGTACAAAATTGAGGACACGGCTATTCTTCCTATTCCTTGCAGTTCAGTGCGCGTATCGCACTCAGACGAATCTAG ATATTTGAAAATCTTCCAAAACGTAGATTTGTCCAgcaatttttatttcag CTACACGTACGACTTGACAAGCACGCTTCAGTACAATATGCACGTGAACGCGACGTTCACTGCTTCGGACGCCGACTCGGCCGTGAACCGAAAGGCGCGCTCTCTTGCTCGAACGCGATTGAATAATTGCCCGAAATACGTTTGGAACGATTACCTAATGAAGCCAGCTCGCAAGGCAATACCCGAATGGATTATTCCGGTCATTCATGGATACATTCAGCAGGCGT ACGTTCCTGTCTATAGCTGTCCTCTTTACCTGACTGTCATTGCCAGACGGTCTAGGCTCTATGCTGGAACGCGTTTTCTAAAGAGAGGATCTAATGACCAA GGAAACGTTGCCAACGAAGTCGAAACGGAAGTGATTGCCTCCGTTGCCTTTTCATTGACACTGACAAGTGGACATTTTACTTCGTACGTCACCCTTCGCGGATCAGTTCCTCTACCCTGGTCTCAG GACTATAACGGCATGGTTCCCAAGCCCCAGATTAGAA TCGATCGTCCTGATCCCTTTGGTTCTCTGGCCGCTCAGCATTTTTGCGAGCTCTTCGAACGATACGGTTCTCCCATCATGGTTTTCAATCTTGCCAAG aaaaatgaaaggCGTCCTCGTGAATCGATTTTGAGCACGGAACTCAAGCCCGTTATAGAGTATTTGAATCAGTTTCTTGCACCGGAACACAAAATTGAGTACACAGCGTGGGATATGGCTCGCTTTCGAAAAAC TCATCAATCTCGGGTTATCGACAAATTGGAGGAGATGGCCGAAGGG ATTGTTCGAAAAACCGGCTTTTTTCATAATGGCAGAGAACTTTATTGCAACCAGATGAGTAAAGACAAAAG TGGAAACAAAATGGGAAGGGATAAGTACAGCGATTCAAAGTCGTGGCGCTTTCAG ACTGGCATTTCTCGACTGAACTGCGTCGATTGCATTGACAGAACGAATACGGCTCAGTTCATGATACACAGACAAGCTCTGGGTTATCAG CTACGCTCTCTCGGAATTATTGACGACCACCAGCTTCCGTTTGAAAGCGACATCATGAG GCTGTTTGAGGGTATTTTTGAAGCGCACGGCGATACTATCGCTCTACAGTACGGAGGATCTCAACTAGTTCACTC TATACGGACGTATCGTAAGGCATCCCCTTGGGCACTTCAATCGCGAGACATTCTCAACTCAGTATCTCGATACTACAGCAACGCCTTTACTG ATTTTGACAAGCAGATGGGCATCAACGTATTTCTCGGCGTCTTTCAACCCAAAGCAGGCCGACCCCATGTCTGGGAACTGCCTACTGACTATTATCTTCATCACAAGTTGGTGACGGGCGTTTCTGAATCGACAAATTTGCCGAGCTACACTTGCTGGTTTGGAGACAGCAGCACTCGTTGCCTTCCCTTTCCGTTTCCTCCCAAAG TGAAGAAGCGGATGGATAAAAAGGAGTTGCGCCTTGCAAAGAATTTGCAGCTAGTGGAAAGGTGCTCCTCTTCGGGCCTATTCGAAGAATTCTACGAACCGACGAAGATGACTTTTTTCGAAAAGGAATTCTACATGGACGATATGAACAGCACACGCAA AAACTACATGCCAGCGGATGCAACGGACGTCAGTCCATTTGTCATCAGAGCTCGTCACCACCACGAGAA GCACGTATCTGACGCCGCTGCACGGAAGACTGTTGCAGCCCATCCTTCGCTGATAACCGATGACAATACGTCGGAAAGCGAAGGAGGCGGCAGCAGCGACGATTGCGGAGACAAGGACGACGTACGGAGCTATACGAAGCTGTCGCTTCCAACTGACGAAAGGCAATCATCTCTCACG GAGGACTATTCTATGAAAACTTACTACGGCGTCGAAATCAGAAATTCTAGTCACGCTGACGTGGATTTATACCGAAGGTTCAGTCAGATTGGTACTTTGGCTGACAAAAAGACGTCTGAGAAAGTGGTGATGAATACTATACATCAGCAGCTTGCTAATTT TACTCCAAGTCAGTACTTCTCTGCCGATAGCCTATATCGCGTCATTATGCCAGAAGTCAGCCGTCGCTCCGTGGCGGCTTATAGGCACGCAGTCAACGTCGCCCAAGGCGGACCAAGAGAGCCAGTACAAAACGACAAACGGCAGTACGCTAGAACGGAATTACTGTTGCGGAAATCGCAGAGCTGA